The sequence TGGAGATTCGCAAGGCCGATATCGCCGGCAAGGGCACATACTATCGCGTCCGCGTCGTCGCCGGCTCGAAGGATGATGCCGCTGCCATCTGCACGCGCTATCGCGCCGCCGGCGGCACCTGCCTGATTTCGAAGTAAAATCAGATAGGAAACTTGGAAAATGGCGAGCATCGGCTCGCCGTTTTCGTTTGGAGCGCGCTGTTCCTGTGCATCTCCGCTTGACGTCACTCGCATTTCCCGGCGCAAGCCTTATGATTCGGATATGACCGAATCGAAATCCATGATCCTCGGCTGTAGCGGCCACACCATCACCCCCGAAGAGCGATCCTTTTATCAAGGGGAGCAGCCCTGGGGCTTTATCCTGTTCGGACGCAATATTTCCGAGCCGGCGCAGATCGCCGATCTCGTTGCGTCTCTTCGTGATAGCGTCGGGCGCGATGCACCGGTTTTCATCGATCAGGAAGGCGGCAGGGTGCAGCGCATCCGTCCACCGATCCTGCAACATTATCCCTCGGGGCAGGCACTCGGCGATATCTATCGTCAGGATCGCGAACGAGGCCGACGCGCCGCATGGCTGATGTCGCGGCTCCACGCCTTCGATTTGCTGAAGTTCGGTATCAATGTCGATTGTCTGCCGGTGCTCGACGTGCCTGTGGAGGGATCGAGCAACGTCATCGGCAATCGCGCCTATGGCTCCGATCCGGGGACGGTGACGGAGATGGGGCGTGCCGCCGCGGAAGGTCTGAAAGCCGGCGGCGTGCTGCCCGTGATGAAGCATATGCCCGGCCACGGCCGCGGCTTTGCCGATTCGCATCACGAGCTACCCGTCGTCTCGGTTCCGCGCGCAGAACTGGAGGCGCATGATTTCGCGCCTTTCGTGGCTCTCAAGCATGAGCTGATGGCGATGACGTGCCACGTCGTCTTCACCGATATCGATCCGGAGAATCCGGCCACGACGTCGCGCAAGGTGAACGAGGAGATCATCCGCGGCTATATCGGTTTCCAGGGGCTGCTCCTGTCGGACGATACCTCGATGAATGCGCTGAAGGGCACGATCGGCGAGCGCGCAGCAAATATTGTTGCGGGCGGATGCGATATCGTGCTGCACTGCAATGGCGTCATGGACGAGATGCAGCAGGTGGTTCGCAATGTTCCCGCGCTGGCGGGTGCATCGCTGGCAAGGGCCAAGGCGGTCGAAGCGGCTTTCGGCAGAAATGATGGTGCCGATGAAGCCTCCATTCGGGCGGAATTCGACGCGATCTTCGCCGTAGCGTAGAGCCGGACTTCGAGGAACAGACGGGTGACAGAGTGAGCGGCAGCACGGACAAGCTTCAGCAGGCGGCAACACCGATGGACAAGCTCTGGCAGGAAGGCGAGGCACAGCGCGGCTCGCACGAACCGTCGCTTGTCGTCGATCTTGCCGGCTTTGAGGGACCGCTCGATCTACTGCTGCATTTGGCGCGCACCCAGAAAGTCGACCTTTCCCGAATCTCCGTTCTGGCGCTTGCCGAGCAATATCTTCAGTTCATCGACAGCGCCCGGCGCATCCGTATAGAGCTTGCTGCCGATTATCTCGTCATGGCCGCATGGCTCGCCTACTTGAAATCCAAGCTGCTCATCCCGCAGCAGAGCAAGGAAGACGGGCCGACGGGCGAGGAGATGGCGGCAACGCTTGCCTTCCGCCTGAAGCGCCTCGAGGCCATGCGCGATGCCGCAACCGATCTCGTCAATCGCAACCGTCTCGGCCGCGATATCTTCGCGCGTGGCGCGCCGGAGCATATTCCGGATCGCCGCCAATCGGCCTTCGATGCCAGCCTTTATGATCTCCTGACCGCCTATGCCAGCCTGCGCCAGCGCCAGGCCGTAACCCAAGTGACGATCGAGAAGCGCCGTGTCTGGTCGCTCGCCGATGCCCGCGTCATCCTTGATCGCATGATCGGCGAAATCACCGATTGGACGGCTCTGGAGCATTATCTGCTGAGCTATATGACGACTTCAAGCGAGCGGGCGACGGCGATCGCCAGCGCTTTCGCAGCTTCGCTCGAACTGGTGCGCGAGGGGCAGCTCGAAATTCGTCAGGAAGGCGCGTTTCAGCCGCTTTACATGCGGCGCGGGCCGAAGCATTCGTCACTGGAAGCAGCGGAATAGGGCAGGGAACGCGTGACGGAACCGGACGACGAGCAGCAGCATGTGGGGCACGAGGCGGAGACGCCCGATGTGGACGATCGTCTGGTGAGCGAGGCTGAACGCATCGCCGAAGCGTTGGTTTTCGCCTCGGCGCAGCCGGTTTCCGAGGCTTTCATTGCTGAGCGCGTGGCGCGTGGCATCGATATTCCAGCCATTATGCAGAAGCTCAAGGCCGATTACGCGATGCGTGGCGTCAATCTCGTGCAGGTGGACGGCGCCTGGGCCTTCCGTACGGCCGCTGATCTCTCCTTCGTGATCCGGCGCGATGAAAGTGAGGTCCGCAAACTGTCCCGTGCTGCGCTGGAAGTGCTGGCCATTATCGCCTACCACCAGCCCGTCACGCGCGCGGAGATCGAAGATATCAGGGGCGTGCAGACCTCCAAGGGTACGCTCGACGTGCTGATGGAAGCCGGCTGGGTCCGCTTCCGTGGTCGTCGTCGCACGCCGGGAAGGCCGGTGACGCTCGGCACGACGCGCGATTTCCTCGATCATTTCGGCCTTGAAGAGCTGCGGGACCTGCCTGG comes from Rhizobium tropici CIAT 899 and encodes:
- the nagZ gene encoding beta-N-acetylhexosaminidase, with product MTESKSMILGCSGHTITPEERSFYQGEQPWGFILFGRNISEPAQIADLVASLRDSVGRDAPVFIDQEGGRVQRIRPPILQHYPSGQALGDIYRQDRERGRRAAWLMSRLHAFDLLKFGINVDCLPVLDVPVEGSSNVIGNRAYGSDPGTVTEMGRAAAEGLKAGGVLPVMKHMPGHGRGFADSHHELPVVSVPRAELEAHDFAPFVALKHELMAMTCHVVFTDIDPENPATTSRKVNEEIIRGYIGFQGLLLSDDTSMNALKGTIGERAANIVAGGCDIVLHCNGVMDEMQQVVRNVPALAGASLARAKAVEAAFGRNDGADEASIRAEFDAIFAVA
- the scpB gene encoding SMC-Scp complex subunit ScpB, translated to MGHEAETPDVDDRLVSEAERIAEALVFASAQPVSEAFIAERVARGIDIPAIMQKLKADYAMRGVNLVQVDGAWAFRTAADLSFVIRRDESEVRKLSRAALEVLAIIAYHQPVTRAEIEDIRGVQTSKGTLDVLMEAGWVRFRGRRRTPGRPVTLGTTRDFLDHFGLEELRDLPGLEELKGAGLLSGRIPANFNIPSPLMSDELTEDEDPITQLDLEELGILPPSGSSD
- a CDS encoding segregation and condensation protein A — its product is MDKLWQEGEAQRGSHEPSLVVDLAGFEGPLDLLLHLARTQKVDLSRISVLALAEQYLQFIDSARRIRIELAADYLVMAAWLAYLKSKLLIPQQSKEDGPTGEEMAATLAFRLKRLEAMRDAATDLVNRNRLGRDIFARGAPEHIPDRRQSAFDASLYDLLTAYASLRQRQAVTQVTIEKRRVWSLADARVILDRMIGEITDWTALEHYLLSYMTTSSERATAIASAFAASLELVREGQLEIRQEGAFQPLYMRRGPKHSSLEAAE